Proteins found in one Oryza glaberrima chromosome 4, OglaRS2, whole genome shotgun sequence genomic segment:
- the LOC127770836 gene encoding G-type lectin S-receptor-like serine/threonine-protein kinase At2g19130: MRRLTILLELLFSLAIPGIPVVMVASRDTISPGESLAGNDRLVSSNGNYALGFFQAGGGGGGAPTWYLGTWLNRVPRGVVTPVWVANGDSPIAVDDPATAELAVSPDDGNLVIIVAKKSIAWSTSTALVANATTTTTNTTTTAAAVVATLSDGGNLILRRSSSNASSSHILWQSFDHPTNSLLPGAKIVRDKVTGLTSRLVSRKSTADQAPGAYSLQLDPSGAAQFVLVELTSGVVYWSSGEWNGRFFDSIPDMGAGSAFVSNSREEYFMSPTETATVITRLSLEVSGQLKSFLWYEGLQDWVVAASQPKSQCDVHATCGPFAVCDDGVLPSCGCMEGFSVRSPVDWELEDRTGGCARDAPLDCTAAAGNSSKSSDKFYSLPCVRLPHNAQNMAAATDESECANLCLSDCSCTAYSYGHGGGCRVWHDELFNVKQQQFNDHGTAKVELLHLRLAAKEVEKNGENGRRRMLIWILAGATLGFLVLVLLTLMICRNQKKWPGSSILGNVQGGNGIIAFRYIDLQRATKNFSERLGSGGFGSVYKGSLGDSNTIAVKMLHGVCQGEKQFRAEVSSIGVIQHINLAKLIGFCSQGSRRLLVYEYMPNHSLDVHLFQSNTTSMLSWTSRYQIALGIARGLAYLHESCRDRIIHCDIKPQNILLDASFVPKIADFGMATFMQRDLSRVLTTVRGTVGYLAPEWISGVPITTKVDVYSYGLVLFEIISGRRNSCDGHTSQGHNAAYFPLHVAHSLLKGDIQNLVDHRLCGDANLEEIERACKVACWCIQDADFDRPTMGEVVQVLEGVRELRVPPVPHLLQAVAGEPASACTEIFFKAFTSD; encoded by the coding sequence ATGCGTCGTCTCACCATCCTGCTCGAGCTCCTCTTCTCCCTAGCAATACCAGGCATCCCGGTGGTAATGGTTGCTTCCAGGGACACCATCTCACCCGGTGAATCACTCGCCGGCAACGACAGGCTCGTCTCCAGCAACGGCAACTACGCGCTCGGCTTCTtccaagccggcggcggcggcggcggagctccgaCGTGGTACCTGGGTACATGGCTCAACAGAGTCCCTCGCGGCGTCGTCACCCCGGTGTGGGTCGCGAACGGGGATAGCCCGATCGCCGTCGACGACCCTGCCACGGCGGAGCTCGCCGTCTCCCCCGACGACGGCAACCTCGTGATCATCGTCGCCAAGAAGTCCATCGCATggtccacctccaccgccctTGTTGCTaacgccacgacgacgacgacgaacaccaccaccaccgccgccgccgtcgttgctaCGCTCTCCGACGGCGGGAACCTCATCCTCCGGCGCTCCTCCTCCAACGCGTCGTCGTCCCACATCCTGTGGCAGAGCTTCGACCACCCGACGAACAGCCTCCTCCCCGGTGCAAAGATCGTCCGCGACAAGGTCACCGGCCTAACCAGCCGCCTCGTCTCCAGGAAGAGCACGGCCGATCAAGCTCCGGGCGCGTACTCGCTCCAGCTAGACCCCTCCGGCGCCGCGCAGTTCGTCCTCGTGGAGCTCACCTCCGGCGTCGTCTACTGGTCGAGCGGCGAGTGGAACGGCCGGTTCTTCGACTCGATACCGGACATGGGCGCCGGCTCAGCGTTCGTCAGCAATAGCAGAGAGGAGTACTTCATGTCTCCTACCGAGACGGCCACCGTAATCACGCGTCTCTCGTTGGAGGTCTCCGGCCAGCTCAAGTCGTTCCTCTGGTACGAGGGGCTGCAGGACTGGGTGGTCGCCGCCAGCCAGCCGAAATCCCAGTGCGACGTCCACGCGACGTGCGGGCCTTTCGCCGTCTGCGACGACGGCGTCCTTCCGAGCTGCGGATGCATGGAGGGCTTCTCCGTCCGGTCACCCGTGGACTGGGAGCTGGAAGATCGAACCGGAGGGTGCGCGAGAGATGCTCCGCTCGACtgtactgctgctgctggtaaCAGCAGCAAAAGTTCAGACAAGTTTTACTCTCTACCATGCGTCAGGCTGCCACACAATGCCCAGAACATGGCGGCTGCGACCGACGAGAGCGAGTGCGCGAATCTCTGCTTAAGCGATTGCTCCTGCACCGCCTATTCCTATGGCCATGGTGGTGGTTGCCGTGTCTGGCATGATGAACTCTTCAATGTAAAACAGCAGCAATTCAACGACCATGGGACAGCCAAGGTGGAGCTTCTTCACCTTCGCCTTGCCGCGAAAGAAGTTGAGAAGAATGGGGAGAACGGTAGAAGGAGAATGCTCATTTGGATTCTCGCCGGTGCGACGTTGGGTTTCCTGGTGCTTGTCCTGCTGACACTGATGATTTGCAGGAACCAAAAGAAGTGGCCTGGTAGTAGCATACTGGGAAATGTTCAGGGTGGCAATGGGATCATTGCGTTTAGATACATCGACTTGCAGCGTGCAACTAAGAATTTCTCAGAGAGGCTAGGGAGTGGCGGTTTTGGCTCTGTTTACAAGGGATCTCTAGGTGACTCAAATACCATTGCAGTGAAAATGCTTCATGGTGTTTGCCAAGGGGAGAAGCAATTCAGAGCTGAAGTAAGTTCAATTGGAGTAATCCAACACATCAATTTAGCTAAGCTGATTGGTTTTTGTTCCCAAGGCAGCAGGAGATTGCTTGTTTATGAATACATGCCAAATCATTCTCTAGACGTCCATCTATTTCAGAGCAACACCACATCGATGCTAAGTTGGACCTCTCGGTATCAAATAGCTCTGGGGATTGCTAGAGGGCTGGCTTATTTGCACGAAAGCTGTCGGGACCGCATCATACACTGTGATATTAAGCCACAAAACATACTCTTAGATGCATCTTTCGTTCCTAAGATTGCAGATTTCGGGATGGCAACATTCATGCAAAGGGATTTAAGCCGAGTCCTGACTACGGTGAGAGGAACCGTAGGTTATCTTGCACCTGAATGGATTAGCGGAGTGCCCATTACAACAAAAGTTGATGTTTACAGCTATGGGTTGGTGTTGTTTGAAATCATATCGGGAAGGCGCAACTCATGTGATGGACATACAAGTCAAGGCCACAATGCTGCTTATTTTCCATTGCATGTTGCCCATAGCCTTCTCAAGGGAGACATCCAAAATTTGGTGGATCACAGATTATGTGGAGACGCCAATTTGGAAGAGATCGAAAGAGCTTGCAAGGTTGCTTGTTGGTGCATTCAAGACGCCGATTTTGATCGTCCGACAATGGGCGAGGTCGTTCAGGTTCTTGAGGGTGTGCGTGAACTCAGAGTACCTCCAGTACCACATCTACTCCAAGCAGTCGCAGGAGAGCCAGCTTCAGCTTGTACAGAAATATTTTTCAAGGCATTTACTTCAGATTGA
- the LOC127771112 gene encoding G-type lectin S-receptor-like serine/threonine-protein kinase At2g19130 yields MLLPCHVLLGLLLLLSLHTPASYAAATDTVSPGHSLAGSDRLVSNNSKFALGFFKPGNESSSYTNHNSYLGIWFNKVSKLTPLWTANGENPVVDPTSPELAISGDGNLAILDHATKSIIWSTRANITTNDTIAVLLNNGNLVLRSSSNSSNIFWQSFDYPTDTLFAGAKIGWDKVTGLNRRLVSRKSSVDQAPGIFSLELGLNGEGHLLWNSTVAYWSSGDWNGRYFGLAPEMIGDVMPNFTFVHNDQEAYFTYTLYDDTAIVHAGLDVFGIGFVGMWLEGNQEWFKNYRQPVVHCDVYAVCGPFTICDDNKDLFCDCMKGFSVRSPKDWELDDQTGGCIRNTPLSCGSSKDRTSLTDKFYPMQSIRLPNNAENVQAATSGDECSQVCLSNCSCTAYSYVKDGCSIWHDELYNVKQLSDASSDRNGGVLYIRLAAKELPSSERKKNGNISGFAIGATTATLFLMILLLILWRRKGKWFAHTLQKPESGIGVVAFRYINLQRATKAFSEKLGGGSFGSVFKGYLSNSTIAVKRLDGAYQGEKQFRAEVNSIGIIQHINLVKLIGFCCEGDNRLLVYEYMPNRSLDVCLFEANGIVLDWTTRYQVAIGVARGLAYLHNSCRDCIIHCDIKPENILLDASYVPKIADFGMAKILGREFSRAMTTMRGTIGYMAPEWISGTVVTSKVDVYSYGMVLFEIISGRRNSSHECFRDGDYSFFFPMQVARKLLNGDIGSLVDASLKGDMNLVEVERACRIACWCIQDNEFDRPTMAEVVQALEGLLELDMPPLPRLLSAITGGSHSVIPQYFDSV; encoded by the coding sequence ATGCTTCTCCCTTGTCATGTCCTTCTtggcctcctgctcctcctctccctgcACACTCCGGCGAgctacgccgccgccacggataCCGTGTCACCCGGCCATTCACTTGCCGGCAGTGACAGGCTTGTCTCCAACAACAGCAAGTTCGCCCTCGGCTTCTTCAAGCCAGGTAATGAGTCCTCCTCCTACACCAACCACAACTCCTACCTTGGCATATGGTTCAACAAGGTCTCCAAGCTAACCCCGCTGTGGACCGCCAATGGCGAGAACCCAGTGGTGGACCCCACTTCACCGGAGCTCGCAATCTCCGGTGATGGAAACCTGGCCATCCTGGATCATGCCACCAAATCCATCATATGGTCTACCCGTGCCAACATCACAACCAATGACACCATAGCCGTGCTTCTGAACAATGGCAACCTTGTCCTACGAAGCTCCTCAAACTCATCCAACATTTTCTGGCAGAGCTTCGACTACCCAACAGATACTCTTTTCGCCGGTGCGAAGATCGGCTGGGACAAGGTCACCGGCCTGAACCGCCGTCTTGTTTCCAGGAAAAGTTCGGTTGATCAGGCTCCTGGTATATTTTCCTTGGAGTTAGGGCTCAATGGGGAGGGTCATCTGCTATGGAACTCAACTGTGGCGTATTGGTCCAGTGGGGACTGGAACGGCCGATACTTCGGCCTAGCGCCAGAGATGATAGGTGATGTCATGCCAAATTTCACATTTGTCCACAATGACCAAGAGGCTTACTTCACATACACCTTGTATGATGACACGGCTATCGTGCACGCTGGACTAGATGTCTTTGGGATAGGTTTTGTGGGTATGTGGTTGGAAGGAAACCAAGAATGGTTCAAGAATTACAGGCAGCCTGTAGTTCACTGTGATGTGTATGCAGTTTGCGGACCTTTCACAATCTGTGATGACAACAAGGATCTGTTCTGCGACTGTATGAAAGGCTTCTCCGTAAGATCACCGAAGGATTGGGAGCTTGACGATCAAACAGGAGGTTGCATCAGGAATACTCCATTAAGTTGTGGCAGTAGCAAGGACAGGACAAGCCTCACAGATAAGTTCTACCCTATGCAAAGCATTAGGTTGCCCAACAATGCAGAAAATGTGCAGGCTGCAACCAGTGGAGATGAATGCTCACAGGTTTGCTTGAGCAACTGCTCCTGTACTGCATATTCCTATGTGAAAGATGGCTGCTCCATTTGGCATGATGAGTTGTATAACGTAAAGCAACTATCTGATGCTTCTTCAGACAGAAATGGGGGAGTTCTTTACATTCGCCTTGCTGCAAAAGAGTTGCCAAGCTCagaaaggaagaagaatggAAATATAAGTGGTTTTGCCATTGGTGCAACCACTGCCACTTTGTTTTTGATGATCCTTCTTCTGATACTTTGGAGGAGAAAAGGGAAATGGTTTGCTCACACACTGCAAAAGCCTGAGAGTGGCATTGGGGTCGTTGCATTTAGATATATTAATTTGCAACGGGCAACTAAAGCCTTTTCAGAGAAGTTGGGGGGAGGAAGTTTTGGTTCTGTATTTAAGGGGTACCTAAGCAACTCTACCATAGCAGTGAAAAGGCTCGATGGAGCCTATCAAGGAGAGAAGCAATTCAGGGCAGAAGTGAATTCAATTGGAATCATCCAGCATATTAACTTAGTTAAACTGATTGGGTTTTGTTGCGAAGGTGATAACAGGTTACTTGTGTATGAATACATGCCAAACCGCTCCCTTGATGTGTGTTTATTCGAGGCTAATGGTATAGTTTTGGATTGGACTACTAGGTACCAAGTAGCTATTGGAGTTGCCAGAGGTCTTGCTTACTTGCATAATAGTTGTCGGGATTGCATCATACATTGTGATATCAAGCCAGAGAATATACTTCTCGATGCATCTTATGTGCCTAAAATTGCAGATTTTGGAATGGCAAAGATTTTGGGGAGGGAATTTAGCCGTGCAATGACAACAATGAGAGGAACTATTGGATATATGGCTCCTGAATGGATTAGTGGAACAGTTGTTACATCTAAAGTAGATGTTTACAGCTATGGAATGGTTTTGTTTGAGATCATATCAGGAAGGAGGAACTCAAGTCATGAATGTTTCAGGGATGGTGATTATTCATTCTTTTTTCCCATGCAAGTTGCCCGCAAGCTTCTCAATGGAGACATTGGAAGTCTTGTGGATGCCAGTTTGAAAGGTGACATGAACCTGGTGGAGGTTGAAAGAGCTTGCAGAATTGCATGTTGGTGCATTCAAGACAACGAATTTGATCGACCAACAATGGCTGAGGTGGTACAGGCCCTTGAGGGTCTACTTGAACTCGACATGCCTCCATTGCCAAGACTACTAAGTGCTATCACAGGAGGCTCACATTCAGTGATACCACAATATTTTGATTCAGTGTAA
- the LOC127770448 gene encoding protein FAR1-RELATED SEQUENCE 12-like — MSSPAEPPPPEHPPTPAPAPAPASPPPHPAASGNEAAGPPKPNPPITPAPARNASAAPPSGSPATAAAAAPVPSRKESGSTSAAAPAAATRKASGVAAATTGVLPRKPLGTTAPVAARNIPATTAASRTATRATTTTTATSVSRRPAAAAAVASRIPLRATAATTTHAASRNPLTGAAAATATATVAAVGRGGFRAAPTRPEEYTPRMGMEFESEHEAYEFYRYYGWKVGFNVRKEYANKSKKTGEITSRKFACSREGYRANVKRGNHMVPMPDSRTGCNAHLVIRRKKPGAKLEVYAFQPRHNHPLFATSCMPNPLQPNVVHWTTLPDAVTPPDLLMDGGEVGGQESTEENSTASAGEGRRQPLRTRRQWEMKYGEAGALLNYFQDQSLANPSFYHAVQLDVEDKVANVFWADPRMITDYSQFGDVIAFDVVSRNSISLRHFASFVGCNNFGEPIVFGLALMYDETAESFQWLFETFLHAMSGRAPKTFFSHQDAVVAKAVSIVMPDTTHVICAWHLKHAATRNINQLKSDSDFMKEFKACINLYEEETEFLTSWDAMINKHNLHDNVWLKKVFEEKEKWARPYMRGVFSAGMKGTRLNDRFQSDVRDHLRPEVNILLLLRHLETVINDRRRKELEVEYSSRLKLPYFKIKAPILTQAFEAYTNTIFPLFQEEYEEFQSAYIVNRDESGPCREYVVSVVEKEKRYTVYGNPIEQTVSCSCKKFERNGFLCSHALKILDAMDIKYLPDRYIMKRWTKYARTLMSGDVQGQAIQADKLSESSSRYQYMCPKYVRLVARASECEESYRVLDQCWVDLSNKVEEILQKQTCVDATLTQTDVQNLKVSLPSITNGTQAENIMDKSSGTTAKESKKKGQKNKIQSRNCIEKGLRKKQKVHSEQPAEYALLGGSQSGNMFQAFEGPPNMSPLGTQTPTYKTYRGIDLSSPMGPISYDEMPSGLDPTFTTHLGFATYHTSQVSSSSPHNQAL; from the exons ATGAGCTCGCCGGCAGAGCCCCCTCCACCGGAGCACCCCCCTACTCCAGCTCCAGCGCCAGCGCCCGCTTCCCCGCCTCCACACCCCGCCGCCTCAGGCAATGAGGCCGCCGGCCCACCAAAACCTAACCCCCCAATCACACCCGCGCCTGCCCGGAATGCCTCCGCTGCGCCGCCATCCGGATCGCCGgctaccgccgctgccgcagcccCCGTGCCATCCCGAAAGGAATCTGGGTCtacatccgccgccgcccccgcggcggcgacccggaAGGCCTCGGGggtagccgccgccaccaccggtgTGCTACCTCGGAAGCCCCTCGGGACCACtgcccccgtcgccgcccggAACATCCCGGCGACCACCGCGGCGTCCCGGACCGCCACgagggccaccaccaccactaccgccACCTCGGTGTCCCGaaggcccgccgccgccgctgcagtgGCCTCCCGAATTCCCTTGAGGGCAACTGCTGCCACGACGACCCACGCGGCATCCCGAAATCCCTTgacgggagccgccgccgccaccgccaccgccaccgttgCCGCGGTGGGGAGGGGCGGATTCCGGGCCGCTCCTACACGCCCGGAGGAGTACACGCCGCGGATGGGGATGGAGTTCGAGAGCGAGCACGAGGCGTACGAGTTCTACCGCTACTACGGCTGGAAAGTAGGGTTCAACGTCCGGAAGGAGTACGCCAACAAGAGCAAGAAGACCGGCGAGATCACCTCCCGGAAGTTCGCCTGCTCCCGCGAGGGCTACAGGGCCAACGTCAAGCGGGGCAACCACATGGTGCCGATGCCGGACTCGAGGACCGGCTGCAACGCGCACCTCGTCATCCGCCGCAAGAAGCCCGGCGCCAAGCTGGAGGTTTACGCCTTCCAGCCGCGGCACAACCACCCGCTCTTCGCTACATCCTGCATGCCCAATCCTCTGCAGCCCAATGTCGTGCACTGGACGACATTGCCCGATGCCGTTACGCCGCCTGATCTTCTGATGGACGGGGGTGAGGTGGGAGGGCAGGAATCTACCGAAGAGAATAGTACCGCGAGTGCAGGGGAAGGGCGCCGGCAGCCGCTGCGAACCAGGAGGCAATGGGAGATGAAGTATGGAGAAGCTGGTGCTTTGTTAAATTATTTTCAAGACCAGTCTCTGGCTAACCCCTCGTTCTACCATGCCGTGCAGTTGGATGTCGAGGATAAGGTGGCAAATGTTTTCTGGGCCGATCCAAGGATGATTACTGACTACAGTCAGTTCGGTGATGTTATTGCATTTGATGTGGTGTCTAGGAACAGTATAAGCCTCCGTCATTTTGCCTCTTTTGTCGGTTGTAACAATTTTGGTGAGCCTATTGTCTTTGGGTTAGCGCTCATGTATGACGAGACTGCAGAGTCTTTCCAGTGGCTGTTTGAGACTTTCTTGCATGCAATGTCTGGACGAGCACCCAAAACTTTCTTTTCACATCAAGATGCGGTTGTAGCAAAGGCTGTCTCTATAGTGATGCCAGACACAACCCATGTTATATGTGCATGGCACCTAAAGCATGCTGCAACGAGGAACATAAATCAGCTTAAAAGTGACAGTGATTTCATGAAGGAGTTCAAGGCATGCATCAATTTGTATGAAGAGGAGACGGAATTTCTCACTTCTTGGGATGCTATGATCAATAAGCATAACCTTCATGATAATGTATGGTTGAAAAaggtatttgaagaaaaagaaaaatgggcTAGACCTTATATGAGAGGGGTCTTTTCAGCTGGAATGAAAGGCACACGATTGAACGACCGCTTCCAGTCTGATGTGCGGGATCATTTGAGACCTGAGGTAAATATTCTTTTATTGTTGAGGCATCTTGAGACAGTTATTAATGATAGGCGGCGGAAAGAATTGGAGGTTGAGTATAGTTCAAGGCTAAAGTTGCCGTACTTTAAAATTAAAGCTCCTATCCTGACACAAGCTTTTGAGGCTTATACCAATACGATCTTTCCGCTTTTTCAAGAAGAATACGAAGAATTCCAGTCAGCTTACATTGTAAACCGTGATGAAAGTGGCCCTTGTCGTGAGTATGTCGTTTCAGTTGTTGAGAAAGAGAAGCGATATACAGTTTATGGAAACCCTATTGAGCAGACTGTTTCATGCTCATGTAAGAAGTTTGAAAGAAATGGTTTCTTGTGTAGCCATGCGCTGAAAATTTTAGATGCAATGGATATAAAATATCTACCAGACAGATATATTATGAAGCGCTGGACAAAATATGCTAGGACTTTGATGTCTGGAGATGTTCAAGGTCAAGCAATTCAAGCAGATAAATTATCAGAATCCTCCAGTCGCTATCAATACATGTGCCCAAAGTATGTTAGGCTTGTTGCTCGAGCATCAGAATGTGAGGAATCCTACAGAGTACTGGACCAATGTTGGGTAGATCTTAGCAACAAAGTTGAAGAAATCCTACAGAAACAAACTTGTGTCGATGCAACTCTGACCCAGACTGATGTTCAGAACCTTAAGGTTTCCTTACCTTCTATTACAAACGGCACTCAAGCAGAAAATATCATGGACAAATCAAGTGGCACAACAGCAAAAGAGTCAAAGAAGAAGGGGCAGAAAAATAAGATCCAATCAAGAAATTGCATTGAAAAAGGTTTACGAAAGAAGCAGAAGGTTCACTCAGAACAACCTGCAGAGTATGCTTTGTTAGGTGGTTCTCAATCTGGAAACATGTTTCAG GCTTTCGAGGGTCCTCCTAACATGTCCCCACTGGGTACCCAAACTCCGACCTATAAAACCTACAGG GGGATTGATCTTTCAAGTCCGATGGGCCCAATTAGCTATGATGAAATGCCCTCTGGCTTAGATCCGACTTTCACGACG CATCTAGGTTTTGCAACCTATCACACTTCTCAGGTGTCAAGTAGCAGCCCACACAACCAG GCCTTGTAG